From the Chitinolyticbacter meiyuanensis genome, one window contains:
- a CDS encoding EAL and HDOD domain-containing protein, with protein MFDKLLQRLRKNPSPDEAPEGPDTVVPQSHEPDWERGILRRRPLVDAQLKLVGHEYHLHQPLTRVAPVARSVRLCDEIVLRELAERMGRGGTREALTLVSLSPLSADLPLLHPLPNAEQVVLLFGLAHHPPPEATALQALRAAGYLIGFEGLPRDVAIIELADYLRVPIRELDLAQLSQRVNVLMRVAPHCRRIASQVDQFEEYLAVSEMQFELVQGLFYEARGIDSHAELDAGYLRLIEALNLTRAGAEFEQIAEVIRVDPLLSFKLLRYVNSAASGLARKVDSLQQAITVLGHRPLYRWLSLLMFSLDDSDPLQDTLLEAALTRARTLELLGGERLGKIEGEQLFSAGMFSYLEALLRLPLWSIVARIELPEEMRIALLSREGRFGPWLRLAILAEEGDGPDDVLLAECGVSYAQLNRALLEAQFWAGEVLAA; from the coding sequence ATGTTCGACAAGCTGCTGCAACGCCTGCGCAAGAACCCATCGCCCGACGAGGCCCCGGAAGGGCCCGATACCGTCGTGCCGCAGAGCCATGAGCCGGACTGGGAGCGCGGCATCCTGCGTCGGCGGCCATTGGTCGATGCCCAGCTCAAGCTGGTGGGGCACGAATACCACCTGCACCAGCCGTTGACGCGCGTTGCGCCAGTGGCGCGTAGCGTGCGGCTGTGCGATGAGATCGTGCTGCGCGAGCTCGCCGAGCGCATGGGGCGTGGCGGCACCCGCGAAGCCCTGACGCTGGTCAGCCTGTCGCCGTTGTCCGCCGATCTGCCGCTGCTGCATCCGCTGCCCAACGCCGAGCAGGTGGTGCTGCTGTTCGGCCTGGCGCACCATCCGCCGCCTGAGGCCACCGCGCTGCAGGCGCTGCGCGCCGCGGGCTACCTGATCGGCTTCGAAGGCCTGCCGCGCGATGTGGCCATCATCGAGCTGGCCGACTACCTACGCGTGCCGATCCGCGAGCTCGATCTTGCCCAGCTCAGCCAGCGGGTGAACGTGCTGATGCGCGTGGCACCGCATTGCCGGCGCATCGCCAGCCAGGTCGACCAGTTCGAGGAATACCTGGCGGTCAGCGAGATGCAGTTCGAGCTGGTGCAGGGCCTTTTCTACGAGGCGCGCGGCATCGACAGCCATGCCGAGCTCGATGCCGGTTACCTGCGGCTGATCGAGGCGTTGAACCTGACCCGCGCCGGGGCCGAATTCGAGCAGATCGCCGAGGTGATCCGCGTCGACCCGCTGCTCAGCTTCAAGCTGCTGCGCTACGTGAACTCCGCCGCCAGCGGGCTCGCCCGCAAGGTGGACAGCCTGCAGCAGGCGATCACCGTGCTCGGCCACCGCCCGCTCTACCGCTGGCTGTCGTTGCTGATGTTCAGCCTCGATGACAGCGACCCGTTGCAGGACACCCTGCTGGAAGCAGCGTTGACCCGGGCCCGTACCCTGGAGCTGCTCGGTGGCGAACGGCTGGGCAAGATCGAGGGCGAGCAGCTGTTTTCGGCCGGCATGTTCTCCTATCTGGAGGCGCTGCTGCGCCTGCCGCTGTGGTCCATCGTCGCCCGCATCGAGCTGCCGGAGGAAATGCGTATCGCCCTGCTGAGCCGTGAAGGCCGCTTCGGCCCCTGGCTGCGCCTTGCCATCCTCGCGGAGGAGGGCGACGGCCCCGATGATGTGCTGCTGGCCGAATGCGGCGTCAGCTATGCCCAGCTCAATCGCGCCCTGCTGGAGGCGCAGTTCTGGGCCGGCGAGGTGCTGGCGGCCTGA
- the trhA gene encoding PAQR family membrane homeostasis protein TrhA: MYYGERFNGYSHLAGALLAVAGTSYAIVAASLYDDAWKIVGVSIYGATLILLYSISTLYHSLRGRAKQVFQRLDHCAIYLLIAGSYTPFTLVTLRGGWGWSIFGINWGLAILGIVQELWLGRRTRVFSLLIYVLMGWLILFAMGPLVAALPTAGLAWLAAGGLFYTVGIVFFVFDERIRHGHGIWHLFVLAGSLCQYVSILRYVH, translated from the coding sequence ATGTATTACGGAGAGCGTTTCAACGGCTACAGCCACCTGGCCGGTGCGCTGCTCGCCGTGGCCGGCACCAGCTACGCCATTGTCGCAGCCAGCCTGTACGACGATGCCTGGAAGATCGTCGGCGTATCCATCTACGGCGCCACGCTGATCCTGCTCTACAGCATCTCCACGCTGTACCACTCGCTCAGGGGCCGCGCCAAGCAGGTATTCCAGCGGCTGGACCATTGCGCGATCTACCTGTTGATCGCCGGCAGCTACACGCCATTTACACTGGTGACGCTGCGCGGCGGCTGGGGCTGGAGCATCTTCGGCATCAACTGGGGTCTTGCCATTCTCGGCATCGTGCAGGAGCTGTGGCTGGGCCGGCGCACCCGGGTGTTCTCGCTGCTGATCTACGTGCTGATGGGCTGGCTGATCCTGTTTGCCATGGGGCCTTTGGTGGCGGCACTGCCGACCGCGGGCCTGGCCTGGCTGGCGGCGGGCGGACTGTTCTACACCGTGGGCATCGTGTTCTTCGTATTCGACGAGCGTATCCGGCACGGCCACGGCATCTGGCATCTGTTCGTACTGGCGGGCAGCCTGTGCCAGTACGTGAGCATCCTGCGCTACGTACACTGA
- the wrbA gene encoding NAD(P)H:quinone oxidoreductase, giving the protein MSKLLVVYYSMYGHIETMAHAVAEGARSVDGTEVTVKRVADIMPEEAAKKAGAKLDQAAPIAQPAELADYDAIIFGTPTRFGNMCAQMRNFLDQTGGLWAKGALIGKVGSVFTSTATQHGGQETTLTSFHTTLLHHGMVVVGVPYSEARQMTLSEISGGSPYGATTIAAGDGSRQPSENELAIARFQGTHVAGIAKKLAG; this is encoded by the coding sequence ATGAGCAAGCTGCTGGTGGTGTACTACTCGATGTATGGCCATATCGAAACCATGGCACACGCGGTGGCCGAGGGCGCACGCTCGGTCGACGGGACCGAGGTCACGGTCAAGCGGGTGGCCGATATCATGCCGGAGGAAGCGGCCAAGAAGGCCGGTGCCAAGCTCGACCAAGCCGCGCCGATCGCCCAGCCCGCCGAGCTCGCAGACTACGACGCGATCATCTTCGGCACGCCCACTCGCTTCGGCAACATGTGTGCGCAGATGCGCAACTTCCTCGACCAGACGGGCGGGCTGTGGGCCAAGGGAGCACTGATCGGCAAGGTGGGCAGCGTGTTCACCAGCACCGCCACCCAGCACGGCGGCCAGGAAACCACGCTGACCTCGTTCCATACCACGCTGCTGCACCACGGCATGGTGGTGGTCGGCGTGCCGTATTCCGAGGCGCGGCAGATGACGTTGTCCGAGATCAGCGGCGGCAGCCCGTATGGCGCCACCACCATTGCCGCCGGTGACGGCAGCCGCCAGCCGTCCGAGAACGAGCTCGCCATTGCCCGCTTCCAGGGTACGCATGTGGCCGGTATCGCCAAGAAGCTGGCCGGCTGA
- a CDS encoding phosphoribosylaminoimidazolesuccinocarboxamide synthase, with translation MSGLTTTNLSSLKKIYSGKVRDLYEIDATRMLMIATDRLSAFDVILAEPIPDKGKILTAISNFWFDKLKDVVPSHFTGDAPEDVVSAADRPQVEGRAVVCKRLKPVPVEAVVRGYLAGGGWKDYKASGKVSGVTLPPGLREADQLPEPIFTPSTKAAVGDHDEPISFEETAELIGAELAAKVRDTAILLYKTAAEFAATRGIIIADTKFEFGLDERGTLCLMDEALTPDSSRFWPADQYAPGSNPPSYDKQFVRDWLETTGWDKTPPAPALPQDVAEKTAAKYREALEKLTG, from the coding sequence ATGTCCGGCCTCACCACCACCAACCTCAGCAGCCTGAAGAAGATCTATTCGGGCAAGGTGCGCGATCTGTACGAGATCGATGCGACACGGATGCTGATGATTGCCACCGACCGGCTTTCGGCGTTCGACGTGATCCTCGCCGAGCCGATCCCGGACAAGGGCAAGATCCTGACCGCGATCTCCAATTTCTGGTTCGACAAGCTGAAGGACGTGGTGCCGAGCCACTTCACCGGCGATGCGCCGGAAGACGTGGTCAGCGCGGCTGATCGCCCGCAGGTGGAAGGGCGTGCCGTGGTATGCAAGCGCCTGAAGCCGGTACCGGTCGAGGCCGTGGTGCGTGGCTATCTCGCCGGTGGCGGCTGGAAGGATTACAAGGCGAGTGGCAAGGTCAGCGGTGTGACGCTGCCGCCGGGGCTGCGCGAAGCGGACCAGCTGCCCGAGCCGATCTTCACGCCGTCGACCAAGGCTGCCGTGGGCGATCACGACGAGCCGATCTCGTTCGAAGAGACCGCCGAGCTGATCGGTGCCGAGCTTGCCGCCAAGGTGCGCGATACCGCCATCCTGCTGTACAAGACCGCCGCCGAGTTCGCCGCCACCCGCGGCATCATCATCGCCGATACCAAGTTCGAGTTCGGCCTCGACGAACGCGGCACGCTATGCCTGATGGATGAAGCGCTGACGCCCGATTCCAGCCGCTTCTGGCCGGCCGACCAGTACGCGCCGGGCAGCAATCCGCCGTCCTACGACAAGCAGTTTGTTCGTGACTGGCTGGAAACCACCGGCTGGGACAAGACCCCGCCGGCGCCGGCGCTGCCGCAGGACGTGGCCGAGAAGACCGCTGCCAAGTATCGCGAAGCGCTGGAGAAGCTGACCGGTTGA
- a CDS encoding tetratricopeptide repeat protein: protein MTSQPPGILAAHAAELEAIRQRINNHKDDAIERCERLIRSARAAHDTATQLAATELYGLVKNYEGRNLLFEALQLAEATQAFAAEARLAEQIARSYYTTGEYRLATQYWTRCVELSEQPGGEAKSWIYGKVGLGQVYDALGNHAQAVAHHRAALSRMGEEHDHYLAAKIRINLAVNLVQLGDRIEARVLLSEALVVCLEHYLLDYAAEARFRLGEISLAEGDLAQASSDLIEARQLAQTVAYRWVEVNAIALQAEVNIRLGNPQRALAIANEGIALAEESDYQHLLQRLHGAAARYAEAGGDVVLAYSHLQQHVRYQGQMGRAAQPAVQGDALRPSASRRLAALAANPQLDAPDLDAARRLVLEEAIPILGISAASAWVLDEEAGLLRCVAATGPAAPEVLPAWSRQAYPAWFDWLQQAAPLVAHDALHHRHAWEVTGAELKQRGIASLMAWSLRVGGRIRGVLLVEHRGNQRNWTPDDALLGGMLADLMVRVLVQHERRSLALAFTELTAALDQANALLADASPDLPSIALQLARVHELIQIRQHLVGLADHLAAPLAGAQADAALLAGRLQRWPGDEGVAESQADSQRLLVRLEQIAHALAEFRDLAPQPAALVR, encoded by the coding sequence ATGACCAGCCAGCCCCCCGGCATCCTCGCGGCGCACGCCGCCGAGCTCGAAGCGATCCGCCAGCGCATCAACAACCACAAGGACGATGCGATCGAGCGCTGCGAGCGCCTGATCCGTAGCGCCCGCGCTGCCCACGACACCGCCACCCAGCTCGCGGCGACCGAGCTCTATGGCCTCGTCAAGAACTACGAGGGGCGCAACCTGCTGTTCGAGGCGTTGCAGCTGGCGGAAGCCACACAGGCCTTCGCCGCCGAGGCGCGGCTGGCCGAGCAGATCGCGCGCAGCTACTACACCACCGGCGAATACCGGCTGGCCACGCAGTACTGGACGCGCTGCGTCGAGCTGTCCGAGCAGCCCGGCGGGGAAGCCAAGAGCTGGATCTACGGCAAGGTCGGCCTCGGTCAGGTGTACGACGCGCTGGGCAACCATGCCCAGGCCGTTGCCCATCATCGTGCCGCATTGTCGCGCATGGGCGAGGAGCACGATCACTATCTCGCGGCCAAGATCCGCATCAATCTCGCGGTCAACCTGGTGCAGCTTGGCGATAGGATCGAGGCGCGGGTGCTGCTGTCCGAGGCGCTGGTGGTCTGCCTCGAGCACTATCTGCTCGACTATGCCGCCGAGGCGCGCTTTCGCCTGGGCGAGATCAGCCTGGCCGAGGGCGATCTGGCGCAAGCCTCGTCCGACCTGATCGAGGCGCGCCAGCTGGCGCAGACCGTCGCCTATCGCTGGGTGGAAGTGAACGCCATCGCCTTGCAGGCCGAGGTCAATATCCGGCTCGGCAACCCGCAACGCGCGCTGGCCATTGCCAATGAAGGCATCGCCCTGGCCGAGGAGAGCGACTATCAGCACCTGCTGCAGCGGCTGCATGGCGCCGCCGCGCGCTATGCCGAGGCTGGCGGCGATGTGGTGCTGGCGTACTCGCATCTGCAGCAGCACGTGCGCTACCAGGGACAGATGGGCCGGGCGGCGCAGCCGGCAGTGCAGGGCGATGCGCTGCGGCCCAGTGCCTCGCGCCGGCTGGCGGCGCTGGCGGCCAACCCGCAGCTCGATGCGCCGGATCTGGATGCCGCGCGCCGACTGGTGCTGGAAGAGGCGATCCCCATCCTCGGCATCTCCGCGGCCAGCGCCTGGGTGCTGGATGAGGAGGCCGGCCTGCTGCGCTGTGTGGCCGCGACCGGCCCGGCTGCCCCCGAGGTATTGCCGGCTTGGTCAAGGCAGGCTTATCCGGCCTGGTTCGATTGGCTGCAGCAGGCGGCGCCGCTGGTCGCGCATGACGCCCTGCACCACCGCCATGCCTGGGAGGTCACCGGAGCGGAGCTCAAGCAGCGCGGCATTGCTTCGTTGATGGCCTGGTCGCTGCGCGTCGGCGGCCGCATCCGCGGCGTGCTGCTGGTCGAGCATCGTGGCAATCAGCGCAACTGGACGCCGGACGATGCGCTGCTGGGTGGCATGTTGGCCGATCTGATGGTGCGGGTGCTGGTGCAGCACGAGCGCCGCAGCCTGGCCCTGGCATTCACCGAGCTCACCGCGGCGCTGGACCAGGCCAATGCCTTGCTCGCCGACGCATCGCCCGATCTGCCGTCGATTGCGCTGCAGCTGGCACGGGTACACGAACTGATCCAGATCCGCCAGCACCTGGTCGGGCTGGCCGATCACCTGGCAGCCCCGCTCGCCGGCGCCCAGGCCGACGCGGCCCTGCTGGCGGGGCGTTTGCAGCGCTGGCCGGGGGACGAGGGCGTCGCCGAGAGCCAGGCCGACAGCCAGCGGTTGCTGGTAAGGCTGGAGCAGATCGCCCACGCACTCGCCGAATTCCGCGATCTGGCCCCGCAACCTGCTGCGCTGGTCCGCTGA
- a CDS encoding DNA alkylation repair protein — protein MLTPERFVDAIVEGLRSAGDAADAAAMRRYMRDQFDFAGVKTPQRRALSQPLIATARRGLTEVERLETAARLWQQPWRECQMVACDLLADRAQSLSAAALPLLDTLIDSKSWWDSVDGLAAQVLGPLVAQHPALLPTLDVWAAGERLWHRRAAILFQLGYGANTDAERLFRYCRGSAGHPDFFIRKAIGWALRQYARTAPDAVRAFLDAEGASLSALSRREAAKHLA, from the coding sequence ATGCTGACGCCCGAGCGCTTCGTCGACGCCATCGTCGAAGGGTTGCGCAGCGCCGGCGATGCGGCTGACGCGGCGGCGATGCGACGCTACATGCGCGATCAGTTCGATTTCGCCGGCGTCAAGACGCCGCAGCGGCGGGCCTTGTCCCAGCCGTTGATCGCTACGGCGCGACGCGGGCTGACCGAAGTCGAACGGCTGGAAACCGCCGCCCGACTATGGCAGCAGCCATGGCGCGAGTGCCAGATGGTCGCCTGCGATCTGCTGGCGGATCGGGCACAGAGCCTGAGCGCTGCAGCGCTGCCGCTGCTCGATACGCTGATCGACAGCAAATCGTGGTGGGACAGCGTCGACGGCCTTGCCGCGCAGGTACTCGGGCCGCTGGTGGCGCAGCATCCGGCATTGTTGCCCACGCTGGATGTCTGGGCTGCCGGCGAGCGGCTGTGGCACCGGCGTGCCGCCATCCTCTTCCAGCTCGGCTACGGCGCCAATACCGATGCCGAGCGGCTGTTCCGCTACTGCCGCGGCAGTGCCGGCCATCCCGACTTCTTCATCCGCAAGGCCATCGGCTGGGCGTTGCGCCAGTACGCACGCACGGCACCCGATGCGGTGCGGGCTTTCCTCGATGCCGAGGGCGCTTCGCTGTCGGCCTTGTCGCGCCGCGAGGCGGCCAAGCACCTGGCCTGA
- a CDS encoding 5-(carboxyamino)imidazole ribonucleotide synthase → MKAILPPAMLGILGGGQLGRMFAAAAKTMGYRVTVLDPDPQAPAADFADVHLCKPYTDEAALAELAAGCAAITTEFENVNADSMKWLAAQRVPVSPSGECVAIAQDRIVEKTFIRKAGLSTAPFLAVHTAKDLEGDLSPYLPGILKTARLGYDGKGQVRVKTAEEARYALSELKHQACVLEKMLPLVAEVSVIVARTSRNEVVSFPVAENRHEGGILDVSIVPARIAPAVTERARQMAMQLAESLDYVGVLAVEFFVLDGDELVINEMAPRPHNSGHYTLDATLTSQFEQQVRAMCGLYPGRTDLLSPAVMVNLLGDVWGDGGAEPNWEVLLTAPNAKLHLYGKREARVGRKMGHFNVLAGSSDAALEQAEAIRATLAGERTPADA, encoded by the coding sequence GTGAAGGCTATCCTGCCACCGGCCATGCTGGGCATCCTCGGCGGCGGCCAGCTCGGGCGCATGTTCGCCGCAGCCGCCAAGACCATGGGCTACCGGGTGACCGTGCTCGACCCCGATCCGCAGGCCCCGGCCGCTGATTTCGCCGATGTCCACCTGTGCAAGCCGTATACCGATGAGGCGGCGCTCGCCGAGCTTGCCGCCGGCTGTGCGGCGATCACCACCGAGTTCGAGAACGTCAACGCCGATTCGATGAAGTGGCTGGCCGCGCAGCGCGTACCGGTCTCGCCGTCGGGTGAGTGCGTGGCGATTGCACAGGACCGCATCGTCGAGAAGACCTTCATCCGCAAGGCTGGCCTTTCCACGGCACCGTTCCTTGCCGTGCATACGGCCAAGGACCTGGAAGGCGACCTGTCGCCCTACCTGCCCGGCATCCTCAAGACCGCGCGCCTCGGTTACGACGGCAAGGGTCAGGTGCGGGTAAAGACGGCAGAGGAGGCGCGCTACGCGCTGTCCGAGCTGAAGCACCAAGCCTGTGTGCTGGAAAAGATGCTGCCGCTGGTGGCCGAGGTCTCGGTCATCGTGGCGCGCACCAGCCGCAACGAGGTGGTGAGCTTCCCGGTGGCGGAAAACCGCCACGAGGGCGGCATCCTCGATGTTTCCATCGTCCCGGCGCGCATCGCGCCGGCGGTGACCGAGCGTGCGCGGCAGATGGCGATGCAGCTCGCCGAGTCGCTCGACTACGTTGGCGTGCTGGCGGTCGAGTTCTTCGTGCTTGATGGCGACGAGCTCGTGATCAACGAGATGGCGCCGCGTCCGCACAACAGCGGGCACTACACGCTGGATGCCACGCTGACCAGCCAGTTCGAGCAGCAGGTGCGCGCCATGTGCGGGTTGTATCCGGGCCGAACTGATCTGCTGTCGCCAGCGGTGATGGTCAACCTGCTGGGCGACGTGTGGGGCGACGGCGGTGCGGAGCCGAACTGGGAAGTGCTGCTGACCGCACCCAATGCCAAGCTGCATCTCTACGGCAAGCGCGAGGCGCGGGTCGGGCGCAAGATGGGCCATTTCAACGTGCTGGCGGGCAGCAGCGATGCCGCACTGGAGCAGGCCGAGGCGATCCGCGCCACGCTGGCCGGCGAGCGGACCCCGGCCGACGCCTGA
- the purE gene encoding 5-(carboxyamino)imidazole ribonucleotide mutase produces the protein MVQVGIVMGSNSDWEVMRHAAEQLKAFGVAFECRVVSAHRTPDLLFEYAETAEARGLTAIIAGAGGAAHLPGMLAAKTTVPVLGVPVPSKYLRGEDSLLSIVQMPKGIPVATFAIGEAGAANAGLFAVAMLAAQQPALGEALAAFRKRQEETVLAMTLPEV, from the coding sequence ATGGTGCAAGTCGGCATCGTCATGGGCAGCAACAGCGACTGGGAAGTGATGCGCCATGCTGCGGAACAGCTCAAGGCCTTCGGTGTGGCGTTTGAGTGCCGGGTGGTCTCCGCGCACCGCACCCCCGACCTGCTGTTCGAATACGCCGAGACCGCAGAGGCGCGCGGCCTGACCGCCATCATCGCCGGTGCCGGCGGCGCGGCACACCTGCCGGGCATGCTGGCGGCCAAGACCACGGTGCCGGTGCTGGGCGTGCCGGTGCCGTCCAAGTACCTGCGGGGCGAGGATTCGCTGCTGTCCATCGTGCAGATGCCCAAGGGCATCCCGGTGGCGACTTTCGCCATCGGCGAAGCCGGTGCCGCCAATGCCGGCCTCTTCGCCGTGGCGATGCTGGCGGCGCAGCAGCCGGCCCTTGGTGAGGCGCTGGCGGCGTTCCGCAAGCGCCAGGAAGAAACCGTGCTGGCGATGACGCTGCCCGAGGTATGA
- a CDS encoding VOC family protein codes for MTAQAIPDGYAAGIPYLTVKDAAAAIAFYQRAFGAEEILRLPTPDGQIMHAELRIGAVNLMLSEEAPQWGALSPQTIGGSATTIMFYVADADAAVAQAESAGATVTMPVADQFWGDRSGALTDPFGHKWMISTHIEDVSAVEMQRRATAMFADNGPCSANPG; via the coding sequence ATGACCGCCCAGGCCATTCCCGACGGCTACGCTGCCGGCATCCCCTACCTGACCGTGAAGGACGCGGCCGCCGCGATCGCCTTCTACCAACGCGCCTTCGGAGCCGAGGAGATACTGCGCCTGCCCACGCCCGACGGCCAGATCATGCACGCAGAGCTCAGGATCGGCGCGGTCAACCTGATGCTGAGCGAGGAGGCGCCACAGTGGGGCGCGCTCAGCCCACAGACCATCGGCGGCTCCGCCACCACCATCATGTTCTACGTCGCGGATGCGGATGCCGCCGTGGCACAGGCGGAAAGCGCCGGCGCCACGGTGACGATGCCGGTGGCGGACCAGTTCTGGGGCGATCGGAGCGGCGCGCTGACCGATCCGTTCGGCCACAAATGGATGATCTCGACCCACATCGAAGATGTCAGCGCCGTGGAAATGCAGCGCCGCGCCACCGCAATGTTCGCCGACAACGGCCCTTGCAGCGCGAACCCTGGCTAG
- a CDS encoding sugar O-acetyltransferase, translating to MNDTLLRVGFDDIANPENRARFMREAELLRRYNDPTLSWDERHAMLPELVASCGEETNVAAPFILARGSDVHLGRRVFINAGVTIAAAAPVTIGDYTLIAPHVQIHGVTHPVDPAERQQWAFWSRPITIGENVWIGAGAIICAGVTIGDHSVIGAGSVVTRDVPSCVLAAGNPCRVVRELDPPDPATMYALRDRL from the coding sequence ATGAACGACACCTTGCTTCGCGTCGGCTTCGACGATATCGCCAATCCGGAAAACCGCGCCCGCTTCATGCGGGAGGCCGAATTGCTGCGGCGCTACAACGATCCGACGCTCAGCTGGGACGAGCGCCATGCCATGCTGCCCGAGCTCGTTGCCAGTTGCGGCGAGGAAACCAACGTGGCCGCGCCGTTCATCCTGGCCCGCGGTAGCGACGTGCACCTGGGGCGGCGGGTGTTCATCAATGCCGGCGTCACCATCGCCGCCGCAGCGCCGGTGACCATCGGCGACTACACGCTGATCGCGCCGCACGTACAGATCCATGGCGTGACCCATCCGGTGGACCCGGCCGAGCGCCAGCAATGGGCGTTCTGGTCCAGGCCCATCACCATTGGCGAGAACGTGTGGATCGGCGCCGGCGCCATCATCTGCGCCGGTGTCACCATCGGCGATCACAGCGTGATCGGCGCCGGCAGCGTGGTCACGCGCGACGTGCCGTCCTGCGTGCTGGCCGCGGGCAACCCGTGCCGCGTGGTGCGCGAACTCGATCCGCCTGATCCCGCCACGATGTACGCGCTGCGCGATCGGCTCTAG
- a CDS encoding MalY/PatB family protein: MRYDFTTPAVQAVADNIKWNKYAGRDVLPLWVADMDFASPPEITAALQQRVASASFGYSEPTPGVIAAVLGAMWRDYGWTVAPEWLVPLPGLVAGLNIACRATGGAADGVLSATPIYPPFMSAPAFSGRPLLKVPLLEPTGDEGWRWDWAALEREAAGARTLLLCHPHNPVGRVWTADELDRLAAIALRHDLTVVSDEIHCDLLLEPGARHTPLATLSPVLAARTITLMAPSKTYNVAGLACAFAIIADAGLRHAFQRAMRGIVPHVNLLGYVAAEAAYRDGATWRDELIAVLRHNRDRVIEALDGVAGLRVAPPEATYLAWIDCRSAGIASPQRFFEEAGVGLSDGADFGLPGFVRLNFGCPEATLTQALARMRKALGVA, encoded by the coding sequence ATGCGCTACGACTTCACCACCCCGGCCGTGCAAGCGGTCGCAGACAACATCAAGTGGAACAAATACGCCGGTCGCGACGTGCTGCCGCTGTGGGTGGCGGACATGGACTTCGCCAGCCCGCCCGAGATCACCGCGGCGCTGCAGCAGCGGGTGGCGAGCGCGAGCTTCGGCTATAGCGAGCCGACGCCGGGCGTGATTGCCGCCGTGCTCGGCGCGATGTGGCGCGACTATGGCTGGACCGTGGCGCCCGAATGGCTGGTGCCGCTGCCGGGGTTGGTGGCCGGGCTCAACATTGCCTGCCGCGCTACCGGCGGCGCGGCCGATGGGGTGCTCAGCGCAACGCCGATCTATCCGCCGTTCATGTCCGCGCCGGCGTTCTCCGGCCGGCCATTGCTGAAGGTGCCGCTGCTGGAGCCAACAGGCGACGAGGGTTGGCGCTGGGACTGGGCGGCGCTGGAGCGCGAGGCGGCCGGGGCGCGCACGCTGTTGTTGTGCCACCCGCACAATCCGGTGGGCCGGGTCTGGACGGCGGACGAGCTGGATCGGCTGGCTGCCATCGCCCTGCGACACGACCTCACCGTGGTCAGCGACGAGATCCATTGCGACCTGCTGCTGGAGCCTGGCGCACGCCACACGCCGCTGGCCACGCTGTCGCCGGTGCTGGCGGCACGCACCATCACGCTGATGGCGCCGTCCAAGACCTACAACGTCGCCGGCCTTGCCTGCGCGTTTGCCATCATTGCCGACGCCGGACTGCGCCACGCATTCCAGCGCGCCATGCGCGGCATCGTGCCGCACGTGAATTTACTGGGCTATGTGGCGGCCGAGGCGGCATACCGCGATGGCGCTACATGGCGCGATGAGCTGATTGCCGTGCTGCGCCACAATCGCGACCGGGTAATCGAAGCGCTCGACGGGGTGGCCGGCCTGCGCGTCGCCCCGCCCGAAGCAACCTACCTCGCCTGGATCGACTGCCGCAGCGCCGGCATTGCCTCGCCGCAGCGCTTCTTCGAGGAAGCTGGCGTTGGCTTGTCGGACGGGGCCGATTTCGGCTTGCCGGGCTTCGTGCGGCTGAATTTCGGCTGCCCCGAGGCCACGTTGACCCAGGCGCTGGCGCGCATGCGCAAGGCACTCGGCGTGGCCTGA
- a CDS encoding amino acid ABC transporter permease, which translates to MLQIWLDLIPLAWPFLLKGALYTLGFALAAMVLGLALGFVVALLRIAKVPLLAQLAAIYVSAMRGTPLLVQIFVIYYGLPSVGIAFEPVTAGVLALTLNVAAYLSESMRGAIAGVTIGQWQAGYSLGLTWWQTMRHVVAPQALRLAVPSLSNSLISLIKDTSLVSVITVTELMLATKEVIAQTFQPLPLYLAAAALYWLMSAAFERVQRWVEARLELAHQR; encoded by the coding sequence ATGCTGCAAATCTGGTTGGACCTGATTCCGCTCGCCTGGCCTTTCCTGCTCAAGGGCGCGCTCTATACGCTGGGCTTTGCGCTGGCGGCCATGGTGCTGGGGCTGGCGCTCGGCTTCGTGGTGGCGCTGCTGCGTATTGCAAAGGTGCCGCTGCTGGCGCAGCTGGCGGCGATTTACGTCAGCGCGATGCGTGGCACGCCACTGCTGGTGCAGATCTTCGTCATCTACTACGGCCTGCCCAGCGTCGGCATCGCGTTCGAGCCGGTGACCGCCGGCGTGCTGGCACTGACACTGAACGTGGCGGCCTATCTTTCGGAATCGATGCGCGGCGCCATTGCCGGTGTCACCATCGGGCAATGGCAGGCCGGCTATTCGCTGGGGCTGACCTGGTGGCAGACCATGCGCCACGTGGTGGCGCCGCAGGCGCTCAGGCTGGCGGTGCCCAGCCTCTCCAACAGCCTGATCAGCCTGATCAAGGATACGTCGCTGGTGTCGGTGATCACCGTCACCGAACTGATGCTGGCGACCAAGGAAGTGATCGCGCAGACCTTCCAGCCGCTGCCGTTGTATCTTGCCGCCGCGGCGCTCTACTGGCTGATGAGCGCCGCCTTCGAGCGGGTGCAGCGCTGGGTGGAGGCGCGGCTGGAACTGGCCCACCAGAGGTAA